The Lacticaseibacillus pabuli region TTTCCTTAACGACTGAAGTGTAGCATGAGTGAAATCTTCTTTCAACATGTGATTGATATAAATGAAATTATATTTCTATATTATTGACCCTGTTTTCCCAAGCGTTTCGCGACTTGCATGCCCTCCTGCTTGTAATCCGCCACGAGTTGACGAGATTCGGTAATGCGCTGCTTAACCTCGTCAAAGTGCCGACTAGCGTACGCATAGAACACGATATCAATCAGCATCATCTGCGCATGCAGGGATTGTGTGGCTGCGAACCGCACCGTCGCCTCTGTGGGCTGGGAGGTCTGAATGACGATTTCGGCCGTGCGGGACAGTTCGTTGTCGCCGAGTTTTGTCATTGCGACCACGGTTGTCCCCGCCTTGCGGGCCATAGCTGCCCCAGTAATCGCTTCAGGTGATTCCCCAGAGTTCGAGATGAACCAGCAAACACATTTTTCAGGCTCATCCACCACTAGTGGCAGCAACTGGTTCAAATCATCCGTCGCGATGGCAAAGCTACCGCTGCGGTTCCACTTCTGCGCAATATCTTGGGCAACGAGGTATGATGCTCCAACGCCGAAGCAGAGAATGCGGTCGGCACGCTCCAGCTTGTCCACTAACTTTTCAATTCGTTCAGGGTGTACTTGTGCGACCGTTTCGTGCAGGACCCGTTCTGCGTTACGTAGCAGTTTACCCGAGATACTGGCGAGGCTTTCGTTGGCCCGAATCTCCTCATCCTGATCATCAACGACGCCACTGCTCAAATCAGCGCTGAGCTGCATCTTAAACTCGGTGAAAGTGCTAAATCCCAAATGTTTGACAAACCGGCTAATCGTTGCAGCACTGGTATTAGCACGATCAGCCATCGACTGGCCGTTGAGCGCCAGCACTTCTTCCGGTTTATCAACTAAGTAATCCGCGATTCTTTTTTCCGCCGTACTTAATTCCGCATAAACACTATCAACATTGCCTCTTACTGTCATGTGCCCATCCCCAGAATTCATTTAATACTGTTATGGTACCACGAACAGTTGAAAGAATACGGGGTTAATTGTAAAACGATTTCAATTGCAGCGGTTCGCGACCTTATTGACAGATTCAGCAAATGTTACACGCAACAATAATATGCAATGTCCTTGTGATTGGAACGTGCGTTTGCCAGATATTTTGCTTACTTATCGACAATATCCACAATGACTTGTGGACATTGTGCATAACTTTATGCAATTTCTTGCGATTGTGTAAAAGTGCCGGTTGTTTCACAGCCTAAGCTGTGGATAAATAAAAAAACAGTCCCAATTTGAGACTGTTCCAGTTGATTTATCCACATTTTACGTTACGCGTGATTATCGGATTTGTATTCGAGAATGTCCCCCGGCTGGCACTGCAACACCCGACAAATTTGCGCCAAGGTGGAGAAGCGAATCGCCCGCGCCTTACCTGTTTTCAAAATGGACAGGTTCGCAAGTGTCATCCCCACCGCTTCAGCAAGTTGCGTTAGGGTCATGCCGCGGTCTTTCAAGATTTCATCGAGGTTCACTTTAATCATCCTGCGCCCCCTAGACAGTCAAGTCGCTGTCGGTCTTGTAGTCGAGCGCTGACTGCCAGAGCCGCTGCAAGATGGCCAAGAACACGGCTACAACGACGGGAACCATAATAATCGTGCAGGTTATCAAAATTAGTCCTGGGGCGTCTTCAGACTGCGTGACCACATACATTTGCGGCAAGATGACCATTAGCCCGCAAGCAAAGGCACTCACGCTCCACTTGAGCCATCGAAGCAGATCAACGGCGTGCTGGGAGAAGGCCTTATTCTGCTGAATCGTGCGGAGCAGTTGCCAGCCGGTCCAACAGGCAATCGCGAAAGCCACAGCGGCAAAGTATAATCCAGTGCCAGCTAAAATGGCCGTCTGCGCATTCCGATAAATCGTAATTAATCTGCCAGTTAGTGGCCAGAATGCAAAAATTGAGAGTGCCATATCAATTAGGAAGGCAATAAACAAACAAAATTGCAAAAATAGAACCCGAATACGCATGGCGCGCACCTCGTTTCGTTTTATTGCCTTGATTATAGCAGGTAGCTTATCGATAATCGATAAATATTTGGTTAAGGTGGTGGGAAGATGAAGGGCGTGGTTGTCACAAGTTGCTAACGCAACTAGTGACTCCAAATCGCTAAACGCAAGTGAGCCAGTAAGCCACCGAGCGCCGCTTCGCGACGTCGGTAACTAACTGGCTCATCATTTGTTAAGCGATTTTGGAAACAAATAGACCCCACCGGCTGCGTTCCAGTGGGGTCCTCATTCATCGGTTGTTTCTGTGTTCACACTTGCTAAGGAGTGAAAAACACAATCCTTAGTGCCTGCAAGGCCTAGCAGCTAGCTGCGCCGCCTTTTTGCCCCTTTGCCAGAGGCGTTTCTTCATTAACTTTAACAGTTCCCACGGTCCCGTCAAGCAGTCCGGATTCGTCGCTAAAGCTGAAGATGCTGCCTGAGCCTAAGCTAAGTTTTGGCTGTTTACCAAAGTAGTCGGTGGAGTAATCCTTGATGTAAATTGGCCCAACTTCAGAATCCAATGTTTGGTTGAAATCAGCAGATACCTTGTCTGCGGGTGCCGCAATCACATTGAAGTGGATGTTCAATGCACAGATTCCGACGCTAGAGAAAGGTCCCACGCCATCATCAAGATCCAGAATCAACTTTTTACCGCCCGCGCTCAGTTCGCGCAGCTTCGTTGCGGCATCGGTGCTCAATTTGACATCTGTCATACGCACTACCTCCTAGTCTGGTGGAAACAGCTTTATTTACTTACATAAGTATAGTAACCGATTCAAGAGGTTAAAGCAAGCTTAACATCGCAACATGGCACGGCTTAACATAATCGAAAGAATTTGTTGCCTGAAATTAACAATAGCTAGCCATTGTTGACCACCGGCAACGTTACCTCTTGAAAAACAAAGAACACCTTGGTCCGTATTCAATCGACCTAGGTGTTCCAATGACATTAATTTTAAAATGAAGGAGCTAATTTTTAAAAACATGACTGATGATTTCACTTTAGTAAAGCGGCTAAGGTTTGATCAATATCATCCGATGACCTTGTTGCATACTCCTTAATTGCGGCTACCAGCTCATCAACCCTATCTGACCAGTACGCGGTCACAATATACGGTTTCTTTGCATCACGAATGTGTAAAGTTTTGCTAATATACAAACTCGGCTTCTTTTCAATATTTTTTTGTCTTTCAAAATCGTCATATTTATCTTCATTAATTAGATACAGCACCTCAATTTCGGGCCTTGTATACAAATTGTCAATTCGCGAAACTTTTTGTTGGTACTGTCGGGCCAGTTTAAATTTTTCTTTTCTGGAATCTAACACCCTGATGATGTGTACTTTTTTTGACATATCCATTCCAAGATGCTTGTCCGCAAACTTACTAGCTGATCGCTCGTCAAATAATTGGCTCTTCAACAAATCATTCCAAGTATATTTCAGCTTGTCATTATCTAATAACAAAGTGAGTATTGCCTTCTCTGCTCCGCCTTCACAAATTAATGCAATCAGTTCAGCGCCCATTGATTACCTCCTGAATCGTTGAACGACGAAGCGCCATATAGGCATCATATTCTGGCGCAGTTCCGGTAAGATAAGTAGATGTGAACAACTCACTCCGTTTTGAATCTGCTCGCGGTACTAATTCTGAGTACCTATCCACTTGAATTTGATCATGCCGTCGAATGACATATACTTGATCACCACGCGACAGCGTATCAATTAATCCAGCGTAATGTGTTGAAAATACAATGCTGGCCTGTTTTTTATTAATTTGCTTATTGGCGAAAAATTCTAGAAAGTTTTTGACAATTTCTTTGTGAAAATGGTTCTCAATTTCGTCAACAAATACAATCCCACCAGTTCTGAGCGCCCCTAGCAGCATTTGATAAAGAGTTATCGCCTTTGCAGTACCTGAAGACAAATATTTGGATATTGTCGCAAAATTACTCTCTACAATTTCGTGAGAATTACCCTTAAATTTCAAACGGTAAAAGGTATGGCGATCCTCGGTGTGCTCAATCTGTAAAGAATCAACAGATGGGTCAAGATATTCTAAGAGCGCGTTTGGAACATTCTCACTACCATAAAGCATTATATTAACATCTGTCAAAGCCAACGTATCAAAAATAGTCGGGACATTTAGTTTGTGTTTTGCAATAATCGATCGCATTAAAGAATCGTCCGGGGCCAGCAGCGAACTTTCGTTTTGATTCAACTGATTCCGGCTAATCTCCAAATCACGGTCTTGGAATTCAAAAATGGAGTGTCTTGATTCTGAACTTTTTGCATGGCGCGAGAAAATGGATTCAGAAGTAATCTGCCAATCATTTGTTGAAGAACTGCCCATTTTCAGTTCCAAATGATCTTTGAACAAGGTCTTGTCATCAGAGTAAAAATAGGAATCAAACGATATTGTATTGTTGCTGAATAGCGCCTCCTGAAGGCGTGTTTGGGGGATAGAAATCTTTTCTAATAGTAATTGAAGAACGCCGATAACTAAGCGCATTGTCATCGTCTTTCCAGACGCATTTCGTCCAATAATGGCAGTTAGGTTATTGACATAAATACTGCCAAATAAATGAGTTAAATCTTCAGAACCACTTTCCGCAACGCGTTGATTAACTACAAACGAAAATTCAGTTGAATCACGAAACAATGGGTGCCCATTGATAACAATTTTTAATGCATGAAGTCGATTAACCATCGTCAATACCTCCTCTGGATAGTTTAGCATAAAAAGGCCATACAAACGGATGATTCGTTTATAAAGCTGTGTTTTCTACAAATATTGTCAAAAAAGGCTTCTTAACTACCACCCGAAGCTTTAAAATAAAATCATTGAAACATCAATTGCGCAATCACTACGTATGTTTAATAAACGTTAATTACACTACAAACAAAAAGAGTTCATCACACATCGTGTAATGAACTCCATACATATTTCAATATAAGTAATTAGAAGTAATTAACCCCAATCGCCGCCCGCACTTCTGCCAGCGTCTGTTCGGCCACTGCATCAGCCTTTGCAGAGCCCTGCTTCAGCATATCCGCCACGGCACCCATGTCCTTCGCGTATTCTGCACGACGGGTGCGGATTGGTTCGAGGACCTGTTCCATGACGTCAATCAGGTAACGCTTGATCTTCACGTCACCCAGACCACCGGCACGATACTGTTCCTTGAGCGCCGCAATCTTGGCCTTGTCCGTCCCGAACTCATCGAGGTAGGTGAACACAATGTTGCCCTCAACCTTACCAGGATCTTCGACGTGGATATGGTCTGGATCGGTGTACATGCTCATGATCTTCTTGGCCACAGTCTTTTCATCATCGGCGAGGTAAATCCCGTTGCCGAGTGACTTACTCATCTTGGCGTTACCGTCAATCCCAGGCAGACGACCGCTGCCCTTTGGTGGGAAGTAGCCCTCTGGTTCGACCAGCACGTCCTTCTTGTAGACCCGGTTGAAAGTCCGCACGATTTCACGCGTCTGCTCGAGCATTGGTTCCTGGTCATCCCCAACTGGGACCGTCGTTGCCTTGAACGCCGTGATGTCGGACGCCTGGCTAACAGGGTAAATCAGGAAGCCAGCTGGCACGGATTCGCCGAACGCCTTCTGCTGGATTTCGTTCTTAACGGTTGGGTTGCGGTTCAACCGGGCAACCGAAACGAGGTCCAAGTAGTACATCGTCAGTTCACTCAATGCGGGAATCTGGGACTGCACGAAGATGGTCGACTTGGCCGGATCAATACCGACAGCGAGGTAGTCCAATGCCACTTCCAGCAGGGACTTGCGAATCTTTTCTGGGTCGCGGGCGTTGTCGGTGAGGGCCTGCATATCCGCAATCATAATGAATGATTCATAATCGCCAGAGTTCTGCAGTGCCACACGATTGCGCAGGGAACCGATATAGTGTCCAATGTGCAATCGGCCGGTTGGGCGATCGCCGGTCAGGATGATTTTTTTAGCCATGATGTTTGTACTCCTTATACTAATTGGCGCAAAGACGCCTACTGCTAAACATTGTAGCACACCGCCGCGTTGTGCCGCGGGCGGATTTAGGGCCAACGGATGCGCCGCATTTCCTGACGACATGGCCGCTGCAGTTCGCATTTGATTGACCTGATTAAATTATCAATAACCCCGCCGCTCATTCAGCAGCGCTCGCGATTAGAAAATCCGCTCTTTAAATCTGTCATGACACATTTAAATGCCACAAAACTCACATAATAAACAGCAATTAACCGCGATTTATGCCACCTGACCGCCTTGAACAATTTCGCTCAGTATATTACAAACAAAATTATCAACAAATATGTCTATGGCTGTTCCCTTGATAGATAAAATGCGCTATTATTGGACAAGTTCGCGGAACAGGGGGAACTTGCATCCGCGGCACTTTTTAGGGGTTGTGTATAGAAAACGTATCCGAAGCAGCCGTTGCCGGTATCTGG contains the following coding sequences:
- a CDS encoding AAA family ATPase, whose translation is MVNRLHALKIVINGHPLFRDSTEFSFVVNQRVAESGSEDLTHLFGSIYVNNLTAIIGRNASGKTMTMRLVIGVLQLLLEKISIPQTRLQEALFSNNTISFDSYFYSDDKTLFKDHLELKMGSSSTNDWQITSESIFSRHAKSSESRHSIFEFQDRDLEISRNQLNQNESSLLAPDDSLMRSIIAKHKLNVPTIFDTLALTDVNIMLYGSENVPNALLEYLDPSVDSLQIEHTEDRHTFYRLKFKGNSHEIVESNFATISKYLSSGTAKAITLYQMLLGALRTGGIVFVDEIENHFHKEIVKNFLEFFANKQINKKQASIVFSTHYAGLIDTLSRGDQVYVIRRHDQIQVDRYSELVPRADSKRSELFTSTYLTGTAPEYDAYMALRRSTIQEVINGR
- a CDS encoding DUF2975 domain-containing protein, with the protein product MRIRVLFLQFCLFIAFLIDMALSIFAFWPLTGRLITIYRNAQTAILAGTGLYFAAVAFAIACWTGWQLLRTIQQNKAFSQHAVDLLRWLKWSVSAFACGLMVILPQMYVVTQSEDAPGLILITCTIIMVPVVVAVFLAILQRLWQSALDYKTDSDLTV
- a CDS encoding MurR/RpiR family transcriptional regulator; translated protein: MTVRGNVDSVYAELSTAEKRIADYLVDKPEEVLALNGQSMADRANTSAATISRFVKHLGFSTFTEFKMQLSADLSSGVVDDQDEEIRANESLASISGKLLRNAERVLHETVAQVHPERIEKLVDKLERADRILCFGVGASYLVAQDIAQKWNRSGSFAIATDDLNQLLPLVVDEPEKCVCWFISNSGESPEAITGAAMARKAGTTVVAMTKLGDNELSRTAEIVIQTSQPTEATVRFAATQSLHAQMMLIDIVFYAYASRHFDEVKQRITESRQLVADYKQEGMQVAKRLGKQGQ
- a CDS encoding iron-sulfur cluster biosynthesis family protein; the encoded protein is MTDVKLSTDAATKLRELSAGGKKLILDLDDGVGPFSSVGICALNIHFNVIAAPADKVSADFNQTLDSEVGPIYIKDYSTDYFGKQPKLSLGSGSIFSFSDESGLLDGTVGTVKVNEETPLAKGQKGGAASC
- the trpS gene encoding tryptophan--tRNA ligase, which encodes MAKKIILTGDRPTGRLHIGHYIGSLRNRVALQNSGDYESFIMIADMQALTDNARDPEKIRKSLLEVALDYLAVGIDPAKSTIFVQSQIPALSELTMYYLDLVSVARLNRNPTVKNEIQQKAFGESVPAGFLIYPVSQASDITAFKATTVPVGDDQEPMLEQTREIVRTFNRVYKKDVLVEPEGYFPPKGSGRLPGIDGNAKMSKSLGNGIYLADDEKTVAKKIMSMYTDPDHIHVEDPGKVEGNIVFTYLDEFGTDKAKIAALKEQYRAGGLGDVKIKRYLIDVMEQVLEPIRTRRAEYAKDMGAVADMLKQGSAKADAVAEQTLAEVRAAIGVNYF
- a CDS encoding helix-turn-helix domain-containing protein, whose amino-acid sequence is MIKVNLDEILKDRGMTLTQLAEAVGMTLANLSILKTGKARAIRFSTLAQICRVLQCQPGDILEYKSDNHA